Genomic DNA from Clostridium sp. BJN0013:
ATATAATAAATTTTGGAGATTTTTATAAGGATCAGATTGAAAGTGCTAAGTGTGTTGTTTTAACTAGAACAGAAAATCAAAGTAGTGAAAAGATTCAATCAGTAATAGAACAAATTAAAAGGATTAATAGTGGTTGTAGTATTGTTACTACCCCTATTGAACAGCTAAAGGGGGATAAAATTGTTAAAGCTGCACAGGAAGATTTTAAGGCTGAACTTCTAAAGCAGGCAGTAAGACTTGAAAGAACGAAATTAAATGTAATTGGTACAAAAGTTTCAAATAAAAACCCAAATAATGTAGATGAAGTTTTTGATAGCTATGGAATTGAAACTTCAGTTATATACAACAAAAACAAGCTGTTGAATAATTTAAATAAGCTGGGGGATGAAAAACTTACTGGAATGGTGCTCAGGGCGAAGGGTATAGTTCAGGTTGAAAATAAAAACTGGATAGAGTTTGATTATGTACCAAATGAACTAAATATAAGGGAAACTACATCTGATTTTACTGGAAGAGTATGT
This window encodes:
- a CDS encoding GTP-binding protein, coding for MKTRVDIFSGFLGAGKTTIIKKLIFEKVYAGNVAIIENEFGKVPIDGSFLKKTNIRIKEINAGCICCTIAGDFKKAIEEICCKYKPHSIIIEPSGVGKLSEILKVISSRELKTIVNLNLVITLIDVTKFNAYIINFGDFYKDQIESAKCVVLTRTENQSSEKIQSVIEQIKRINSGCSIVTTPIEQLKGDKIVKAAQEDFKAELLKQAVRLERTKLNVIGTKVSNKNPNNVDEVFDSYGIETSVIYNKNKLLNNLNKLGDEKLTGMVLRAKGIVQVENKNWIEFDYVPNELNIRETTSDFTGRVCVIGCKINKDYINKLFTA